A genomic window from Pelorhabdus rhamnosifermentans includes:
- a CDS encoding 4Fe-4S dicluster domain-containing protein encodes MSFETQKNEIIKICKKLFKEEGTKVIIGFAQSEVEGITTPLFMRTAEDAEKLKWDSQCTPNLAKYLLEKRGKVGIVAKTCDARAIVMYLVEQQIKRDELYIIGVECPGMKNNDATASCGCEACKMRIPPIYDVLVKYNAEITLPDSEEASNTVAIEDNLKKFQDEMKKCILCYSCRQVCYGCYCKSCFVDMNVPNWLPGEISEGAKMIFHLGRAMHLAGRCVECGACERVCPSGVNIRYLIKEITKFTKELYAYEAGIDPEETPALAVFNPNDSEAAMSGSEVQ; translated from the coding sequence ATGAGTTTTGAAACGCAAAAAAATGAGATAATTAAGATCTGTAAAAAATTATTTAAAGAAGAAGGCACTAAAGTAATTATCGGTTTTGCTCAAAGTGAAGTTGAGGGAATTACCACGCCACTGTTTATGAGAACAGCGGAAGACGCGGAAAAGTTGAAATGGGATTCCCAGTGTACACCAAATCTTGCTAAGTACCTCTTGGAAAAGCGGGGGAAAGTTGGGATCGTCGCGAAAACCTGCGATGCGCGCGCGATTGTTATGTATCTAGTTGAGCAACAAATAAAGCGGGATGAACTTTACATTATTGGCGTCGAATGTCCGGGAATGAAAAATAACGATGCGACTGCGTCTTGCGGTTGTGAAGCTTGTAAGATGAGAATACCCCCAATCTATGATGTCCTTGTAAAGTATAACGCTGAAATAACTTTACCCGACAGTGAAGAGGCGAGTAATACAGTCGCAATTGAGGACAATCTTAAGAAGTTTCAGGACGAAATGAAAAAATGCATTCTCTGCTACTCTTGCCGCCAGGTCTGCTATGGCTGTTATTGTAAATCTTGCTTTGTAGATATGAATGTACCGAACTGGTTGCCAGGAGAAATAAGTGAAGGCGCGAAAATGATTTTTCATCTCGGCCGTGCCATGCATCTTGCCGGAAGATGTGTTGAGTGCGGTGCCTGTGAAAGAGTATGCCCCTCGGGTGTTAATATCCGTTATCTGATTAAAGAAATTACTAAATTCACGAAGGAATTATATGCCTATGAAGCTGGGATTGATCCTGAAGAAACGCCTGCACTGGCAGTATTTAATCCAAACGATAGTGAAGCCGCAATGAGTGGAAGTGAAGTCCAGTGA
- a CDS encoding 4Fe-4S dicluster domain-containing protein: MSTIAIPKLKLVEILDKIKESYLLVAPVRNQGILDFAVVKEAAEIELSNDIAYKSPKEYLFPQVEKILRFTSEGGLTPSEEVPQTVLLGIKPCDLEAIKIMSAVFTTGKYIDTGFANRLEKTILVGLGCTEEKSACFCDERTVDKALSKDCDVFLTDRGNYYAAEIFSQKGQKLLDGFCLEIINDGERVKEIQQGLLEINAEENDLFNKIDWERLTEKCLGCGICTYICPTCHCFEFKDVVEKKGAVTRYKCWDSCMYPRFTLHASGHNPRESKQDRYRQRVLHKYLYVKQNFGYTACTGCGRCIRSCPVGMNIHSVVKEINNILNVKGEN; encoded by the coding sequence GTGAGCACTATAGCAATTCCGAAACTGAAATTAGTAGAAATTCTTGACAAAATTAAAGAAAGCTATTTACTTGTTGCTCCGGTAAGAAATCAAGGTATATTGGATTTCGCAGTAGTAAAAGAGGCCGCTGAGATTGAATTATCCAATGACATCGCTTATAAATCACCCAAGGAATATCTCTTTCCTCAGGTTGAAAAAATATTGCGTTTTACAAGTGAGGGAGGTCTAACTCCCAGTGAGGAAGTACCACAGACTGTTCTATTGGGAATCAAGCCTTGTGACCTGGAAGCGATTAAAATAATGTCAGCAGTATTTACTACAGGAAAATATATAGATACGGGTTTTGCAAATAGACTGGAGAAAACGATTCTGGTTGGTTTGGGTTGTACGGAGGAAAAATCCGCGTGTTTTTGTGATGAAAGAACTGTGGATAAGGCGTTATCAAAAGATTGCGATGTATTTCTTACTGATAGGGGTAATTATTATGCCGCAGAGATTTTCAGCCAAAAAGGGCAGAAACTTTTGGATGGTTTTTGCTTAGAAATTATCAATGACGGCGAAAGAGTAAAAGAAATTCAGCAAGGTTTGTTAGAAATAAACGCTGAAGAAAATGATTTATTCAATAAGATAGACTGGGAGCGGCTTACGGAAAAGTGTTTAGGCTGCGGAATATGTACCTATATCTGTCCAACCTGCCATTGCTTTGAATTTAAGGATGTAGTAGAAAAAAAGGGCGCCGTAACAAGATACAAATGTTGGGACAGTTGCATGTATCCACGGTTTACATTGCACGCCTCCGGACATAATCCCCGAGAATCGAAGCAAGACAGATACCGCCAGAGAGTCTTGCATAAATATCTTTATGTTAAGCAGAATTTCGGCTATACCGCCTGTACTGGGTGTGGCCGGTGTATTAGAAGCTGTCCGGTCGGAATGAATATTCATTCCGTGGTAAAAGAGATCAATAACATTCTTAACGTAAAGGGAGAAAATTAA
- a CDS encoding FAD/NAD(P)-binding protein, whose amino-acid sequence MNSPYTPQKAEIVDIIQETTSDLDIKTFRIKFATGEEMNFLPGQFVELSIPGIGEAPFGFASSPKNKEFIELTIKRVGHLTDALHSMAVGSTVWIRGPFGNHFPLKELEKSKILIIAGGLGLSPLRPLILTMLDDENRNKYCDIQMLIAARSTQDFSYRRDFAKWRKVKDTKVLLTIDRAENGWDGLVGFPHNLVADLDIDYQNTYGVFCGPPVMIKAVSNKLIELGMPKSKILTTLEMRMTCGVGKCGKCNIGHSYVCVDGPVYRLDQLSSMPNEY is encoded by the coding sequence ATGAATAGTCCATATACACCCCAGAAGGCTGAAATTGTGGATATTATTCAGGAAACAACATCTGATCTTGACATTAAAACCTTTCGAATTAAGTTTGCTACCGGGGAAGAAATGAATTTTTTACCCGGCCAGTTTGTAGAACTTTCGATACCGGGAATCGGCGAAGCTCCGTTTGGGTTTGCTTCTTCACCTAAAAATAAGGAATTTATTGAATTGACAATAAAAAGGGTGGGACATTTGACCGATGCTCTTCACAGTATGGCGGTGGGGTCTACAGTCTGGATAAGAGGACCTTTTGGTAATCATTTCCCCCTGAAAGAACTGGAAAAAAGTAAAATATTAATTATTGCCGGCGGATTAGGTTTGTCGCCGCTCCGTCCGCTCATTTTAACCATGTTGGATGATGAGAACCGTAACAAGTATTGTGATATTCAAATGCTGATCGCCGCCAGGAGTACCCAGGATTTCTCGTATAGGAGAGACTTTGCGAAGTGGCGGAAGGTAAAAGATACGAAAGTATTACTGACCATTGATCGGGCTGAAAACGGTTGGGATGGTCTAGTAGGTTTTCCCCATAATCTTGTTGCCGATTTGGATATTGATTACCAGAACACCTACGGCGTTTTCTGTGGACCTCCAGTGATGATTAAAGCGGTATCAAACAAACTTATTGAGCTTGGAATGCCCAAAAGTAAAATACTGACGACGCTGGAAATGCGAATGACCTGTGGCGTAGGTAAATGTGGTAAATGTAATATTGGGCACAGTTATGTCTGTGTTGATGGTCCCGTATATAGGTTGGATCAACTCTCGAGTATGCCTAATGAGTACTAG
- a CDS encoding formate--tetrahydrofolate ligase translates to MFKSNIEIAQSTQIKPIGEVAASIGIEKDYLELYGNYKAKVDYNLLEKMKNKPDGKLILVTAITPTPAGEGKTTTSVGVGDALKKIGKKTVIALREPSLGPVFGIKGGAAGGGYAQVVPMEDINLHFTGDFHAITSANNLLAAMLDNHIFQGNALNIDVRRIIWKRCLDMNDRQLRYVVDGLNGKANGLPREDGFEITVASEIMAILCLARDLDHLKEKLKNVIVAFTRDDKPITAGQLKAEGAMAALLKDALKPNLVQTLEHTPAFIHGGPFANIAHGCNSIMATKLALKLADYVVTEAGFGADLGAEKFLDIKCRIAGIKPSAVIVVATVRALKMHGGVQKADLEIENLEALEKGLPNLLKHVENMTVKFGLPAVVAINRFPNDTEAELKLIEIQCKKLGVHVALSEVWGKGSAGGEELAKEVVRLVEQGENKFHCLYEDSMTIKEKIETVVKEIYGGDGADFAPAALKGLADLQSLGFENLPICMAKTQYSFSDDPKKLGAPKGFRVAVKNIKVSAGAGFVVVYTGDIMTMPGLPKVPSAEKIDVDSKGKISGLF, encoded by the coding sequence ATGTTTAAAAGTAATATTGAAATTGCGCAGAGTACGCAAATAAAACCAATCGGCGAAGTTGCAGCGAGTATTGGTATTGAAAAAGATTATTTGGAATTATACGGAAATTATAAAGCGAAGGTAGATTACAATTTGCTTGAAAAAATGAAAAATAAGCCGGACGGCAAGCTAATTCTGGTAACAGCCATAACGCCAACTCCGGCTGGAGAAGGAAAAACCACTACTTCAGTTGGCGTAGGCGACGCTTTGAAAAAAATCGGCAAAAAAACCGTTATTGCTTTAAGAGAACCTTCCTTAGGCCCGGTATTTGGTATTAAAGGGGGGGCAGCGGGTGGCGGCTATGCCCAGGTAGTACCCATGGAGGATATCAACCTTCATTTTACAGGTGATTTTCATGCGATCACTTCAGCCAATAATCTTTTAGCTGCCATGTTAGATAACCATATATTCCAAGGAAATGCACTGAATATTGATGTACGCCGAATTATTTGGAAAAGATGTCTGGATATGAATGACAGACAGTTAAGATATGTAGTAGATGGACTTAATGGAAAAGCCAACGGATTGCCGCGCGAGGACGGTTTTGAAATTACAGTCGCATCTGAAATAATGGCCATATTATGCTTGGCCAGAGACCTTGATCATCTTAAAGAAAAACTAAAAAATGTCATCGTTGCTTTTACAAGGGATGACAAGCCAATTACCGCAGGACAGTTAAAGGCTGAAGGAGCCATGGCGGCGCTACTTAAAGATGCACTGAAACCAAATCTTGTACAAACTTTAGAACATACCCCGGCGTTTATTCATGGTGGTCCGTTTGCTAATATTGCTCATGGCTGCAATAGTATCATGGCAACAAAACTGGCTCTTAAACTGGCCGATTATGTTGTTACGGAAGCAGGATTCGGCGCAGATCTTGGCGCAGAAAAGTTCCTTGACATCAAGTGTCGTATAGCTGGTATAAAACCATCGGCCGTTATCGTCGTCGCAACTGTTAGAGCATTAAAGATGCATGGCGGTGTCCAGAAAGCGGATTTGGAGATAGAAAATCTGGAAGCTCTTGAGAAAGGACTGCCAAACCTCCTGAAGCATGTTGAAAACATGACGGTGAAATTTGGGCTTCCTGCTGTTGTTGCCATAAACAGGTTCCCGAATGATACGGAAGCGGAATTAAAACTTATTGAGATTCAATGTAAAAAATTAGGAGTCCATGTGGCACTTTCCGAAGTCTGGGGAAAAGGTTCCGCAGGCGGCGAAGAATTGGCTAAAGAAGTTGTAAGGCTAGTTGAGCAGGGGGAAAACAAGTTTCATTGTTTATATGAAGATAGCATGACAATAAAAGAGAAAATTGAGACGGTAGTAAAAGAAATTTATGGAGGAGACGGTGCTGATTTCGCGCCTGCCGCACTAAAGGGACTGGCTGATTTGCAAAGCCTTGGTTTTGAAAATTTGCCAATATGTATGGCTAAGACCCAGTATTCCTTTTCGGATGATCCGAAGAAATTAGGCGCGCCCAAAGGCTTTAGAGTTGCAGTTAAAAATATTAAAGTTTCCGCCGGCGCCGGTTTTGTAGTAGTGTATACAGGCGATATTATGACAATGCCGGGGTTGCCAAAGGTTCCATCAGCTGAAAAAATTGATGTCGATTCCAAGGGAAAAATTTCTGGACTTTTCTAA
- a CDS encoding cobalamin B12-binding domain-containing protein, whose product MSKIDIAKAVNDLDEDLVIDGVKAQITEGVPAIEILAQLQEGMEGVGKLYEAGDYYLSELIMSAEVFSNAANLLGSALADSGNDKKIGTVILGTVKDDIHDIGKNIVSTILSCNGFKVVDVGVDVPIETFLAEIEKSKPQVVGLFCLLTTAFDAMKDTVAAIKASGASATVLVGGGPVDESVARWCAADGYCKNAYDAVEMSKKAV is encoded by the coding sequence ATGAGTAAGATTGATATTGCAAAAGCGGTAAACGACTTGGACGAAGACTTAGTAATAGATGGTGTTAAAGCCCAAATTACTGAAGGGGTACCAGCAATAGAAATTCTTGCCCAGCTACAGGAAGGAATGGAAGGAGTAGGAAAATTATATGAGGCTGGCGACTATTATCTGTCGGAGCTTATCATGTCAGCTGAGGTTTTTTCCAATGCTGCTAATCTTTTGGGGTCAGCACTTGCTGATAGTGGGAACGACAAAAAAATTGGTACAGTAATATTAGGCACAGTAAAAGATGATATCCATGATATTGGTAAAAATATCGTTTCCACTATATTAAGCTGTAACGGCTTTAAAGTGGTTGATGTAGGGGTAGACGTACCGATTGAAACTTTTTTGGCAGAAATTGAAAAGAGCAAACCACAAGTAGTTGGTCTGTTTTGCCTTTTAACTACTGCATTTGACGCAATGAAAGACACGGTTGCTGCAATTAAAGCTTCCGGTGCATCAGCTACCGTTTTAGTTGGTGGTGGACCAGTAGATGAAAGTGTGGCAAGATGGTGTGCAGCCGATGGATATTGTAAAAATGCTTATGACGCAGTAGAGATGTCCAAAAAAGCTGTCTGA